The window CCCGCCGCCTGTGGGACGCATACAGAGAGTCTGCCGGGTTTTTACCACAGACAGAAGTGTGAAAATGTACCCGAGCAGAAAGAAAGCAGGAGCCATGGCCTCGATGCTTTCAGTCTGAGCACTCGGCAGCACCAAACCTCTCTTAATAATCCAGGTTAGTTCAGTCCGGTCACGGAAAGTCAagtatttactcaagtactcgTATATTTTGCTTGGGGTATTCCCATTTTATACATCTGCTACAGTACATTGATCTGAAAGCTATAGTTTCTTTACAAGTTAATATTTTATGTACAAACTGTGGGATCAGCTTGTAAAAATACATAACTTTGCAACACTTTAAGTATCTATAAGTACatttaagtgtttattaatgtgcaGTATTTGACACCAAGTATAACTATAGCTCACATGAAAAGATGTATTATATTCTAACAAGTTTACAAACAGTAACTTTttgaatgcagggcttttacgTGGAGTGATGTGTCTTTAAATAATTGGCAATACACTTGCAAATACATTGACTAAAGTAGTATTTTATGATGCTTTACTTACTCGTACTCTACACTTCTACTGCAGCttcagttactttacaaatgaagtTTCTTTACAAACATTAGAAGAtcttataaaatctgatgttttataaaTGAATGACTCTAACCGTTTAGTCTATTGACAGAAATAATCATTTAAGTTGTCTTTCTTTTAAGACTTTAACTTTAACTAAGACTTTTTAGACTTTTAACTAACATTTTGCTGATTACACTTACATACGTTTATccaaagtaacattttgaatgcaggacttttactgtgactgagtatttattttttttacagtgtggtattttaCTTCAGAAAAAAGGATCTGAAAACTTCCAACCTAACgtgatatttttttctctctgcagcgACTGAAACGGGTTTCAGCAGCGGGACGGAGGAGGAGACGTCCGGCTACGAGAGCGAGGAGGGtcactccctctccccctcGGCCCCCGCCGACTGCCCCTCCCCCTCCGACTCACCACCTTCCCCTCCGTCGGGGCGGAGGCCTCGCACGGCGTTCACGGCGGAGCAGATCAGCAGTCTGGAGAAAGCCTTCAAGAGGAACGCTTACCTGGGAACACAAGACAAGGCCGACCTCTGCAAGAAGCTCGACCTGTCGGACAAACAGGTAACAGTCCTACACTCGTCTaatattgactgttgatttgCGTCTgctttattcccttataatgcccatatttaatgctgtctttatccttgcactgctgTAGTTTctatattactatgtctacatcgttctcttatattgtccatatttaatgctggtctctagactttatcctcgcactattggacttatttgcactaccaccatgacacaccctctcatagagcacctcaccatgcagactgaatcacagggtcagtccctgcccgGTCACTGCAAgcctctcatgcttatacatccctttagtacattcatgtggattttttattaagtatcttttcttttattgtccatattattcatgtggatctgttattttatcatcctgttaatgatgtgtgtgtatgttgtgtgtgatgtctttaatctactgggaccttgaagtTCCCCTaagggatcaataaagtgtcTATCTAATCAATAGATCATAATCAATATGTGAGACAGCTGTGTTCACTAAAGACATCTTTAACATCATCTTAACTTGTCTTCTGCGTTTAAAAACCTTCACATGACAGGTGTTTTAAAAGCTGGTTCCAGTATTTTTTAGACTCAATACGTTGCAGCAGTGCCAGTaaactaaatacataaaataacatattttaaagactttttgtAGGGCTTGTTTGGGAGACTATTTTTgtggatttttttgtatttgtgtttttattttgtttatatattcACTTATTTGTTGGTtaggtttgttgtatttttatttatttattttttttaatgtttttttcattattttgggGACTTGGACtcagtattttaaattgttttatttaataaatttatttcttcagtattttattttagtttagcctattcatagtataatattcttgtattattataacatttttcaatgtatttATGTTATTATTCCAGGGACATTGACTCAGATTTTGAAATGTtcacgtttttattttatacatctgtttttttagctgtattaaatataaatatattattgatttattaattaggctacatttatttaattcccAGTAACATACTTTGACCtctgtattttttaaacatCCTGCCTTCACTAATCGAGAGAAATGTTAAAATTCTGtgtctgaaaaaaacactttgtctTACGAGTCTTTCTTGTTTCTCTCTCAGATCAGGAACTGGTTCCAGAACAGGCGGATGAAGCTAAAGAGGACGGTGCAGGACGCCCTGGCTCACGCCTGCCAGGCGAGCGTCGCCTCTCAGTTGATGCACTACCCCGAGCTGCAGGCCTACAGGCCGGGGCCGTACGCTAGATACCACTCAGCAGCGGTGCAGGACGGCCCCGTCGCTGCCTCCTACCTCCACCCACACAGCCTACAGTACAGCTCGGCTCGGCCCAGCGTCGCCTCTCTGCCCCTGGACTCTTTCTACCAGTACGGCAGCCTCCCCGGAGTCATGCTGCCCTCTGGCACAACGCCACTCCTACCCGGAGCCTACCCGGCTTACCCTCAGTATTACTGACACTCTGTAAAGATTAGGGATGTGACGAGACACTCAACTCACCATTCCATTTTAGGTTCATGATACGATACGAAAAAAGATCCCGCACTCTGCTCTCCCCGCACGTTTCGGTCTCTCTGGACCTTCATCAAGAGTATTTTAAATACCCCAGAGGAACCGAAACAGAACCGAAACGTtagttagattagattagattagattcaaccttattgtcattgtgcagagtacaagtacaaagacaacgaaatgcagtttgcgtcaaaccagaagtgcaaaaagagcagaaaagtgcaatgtgatatacaaagtatagacaggacaacaaatatagtgcagtgtagacagtagtgtacagttggtttacagaaggtggtttggagtaatataaattaaatataaatacgttataagagcagaataaatatggctatgtaatatgaacaatgtatgaacaacatgtacagatatgtgcaatgtagtagcagtagcaAGAGCAGTAAGAGCAGAGTGCAGGAGCTTCCTTTTTCAAGTCTGTTGTGATATTTTCCATCATTAGAATGGTTGGATGTGTGAGCtgttttaacagaatgagctgcacacaaatgactgaaaaagtattcctttatttatataaactgtgctAAAACAACAGACGTGCTGGTGcaactgacattttattttatcttaaataacaaaactaaattaaattaattaataattaacaaatcccacatttcaaaaataacttaataaatagaaaaaaaaatatctttaaataaatTCAGTAAGAAGATGtagtgacgtctgaagtcaaGAAGTAAAATCTAAAGTAGATTAACGCTCGTGTTGTCTTcgcgggtcaaaattgaaaatgaactttttttggtgctttttctgacatttttgtcacttttttaaacgtttttgtcacttttttcaacgcttttttaaatgtatggtcaataaacctaactTACATGACATTATACCAAATGTTTGCGTTTAAAAAGCAGACATAATACATTATTTTGACTATTATCATatgttaagatcagaggatgttgtggttgatcacagactgtcaaagtttttaacctttatttatccaggtaagttgattgagaacaacttctcgtttgcaacgacgacctgtcacattcacccAGTtccacacattcatacctggaagctgcccagtacaaccacagtctgacctgctggccactgagcagctccactggagcggttggaggttaagggccttgctcaagggcacctcagtggtggtaatgagggagggacaagcgctgctctttcactttccccacccagatttcatcctgtcggtctggggattgaacccagtcccaagctcgcttctctaacctctaggccaccactgcccaggatacggttttgaaaccatttaaaaaatatatatatctaaatgctataaaattgaataaaacacccaaaaataatcattatttttgtttaaatgttgtatgggttccatacaacgtacatccatgttatttttgggcaatttggttcaaAGAAGCCCATATTTCTGGTcatatttgacccgaggacaacacaagggttaagctcTAGGCTGTTTAGAAACCGCGATTACATATTTTAACTTAACCGGTTGTTAACTTCACACATGAcgtgtagctgctgtaatctttACTGTGATACTTCGTCACACAAAATGAGATTGTGTTCCTTTTATTCCTCTCACCCCAACAGGATGGATGCTGATAGAAATGTAAGGAACGTGGCACAGTTACTGCTGTGAAAGCTTGAATCGTAAATTAAACAGGGTGGTGTGCAATATTGTGAtttatgtgtgtacagtatatctctGCTTGAAACGGATGTATAGTTTGGatatatttaaatttgaatatatgaagtgggtttttttttacttgatttgtgttgttgtgtcacTGGGAaatcagatcgttaaaataaaatcattattACAACGTTACAGGTCATCAGATGTGTTTTTATCTGTAGGCAACGTTACTCTATCCTGTCTCTTCCTGTggggaaaagtaactaaatacatttacttcagtactcagagtttctgcaggtttcaccaagtcaaatgtaagactttttaagatcattatgaatgacatttaagacctttatcactACAACATCAactaacttctttttttttttttttttaactatcgctaaaattttacttttactttacccaAAGCTGAACCAATAACacaaaagctgattggctgcaataatacactaccggtcaaaagtttggggtcacttagaaatgtccattccactccattatagacagaacaccagctgagatcagttgcattgtttttttaatcagggcagcagttttcagattacattatgtgtttacatcttTGCAAAAGGgctctcgactgttgtagaaagacgTGGCTGatatttaatgcaatatctacatcgcccattatcagcaaccattcatccaatgccccaaaggcccattctgtttactaatctgatatcattttaaaaggctaactgaggaaacattggagaaccattttgcaattatgtaatttcaagacactttacaaatggagtaggtctagaccacactctataatttacaaagccccaacaattccaataattccccccagagcaagcatttagtgcgatagtggcgaggaaaaacttccttttagggagaaacctgggacagacccagactcttggtaggcggtgtctgacggtgccggttgggggtgtgatgaacagtggcaataatagtcacaataaagataatggaacagtgactacaatggtagtggtagttcatgtcatagcagggcatagcagagcgtagcagggtgtagcgtggcacggcagagcatagctggacgtagcaggacgcggcagggcaccgcagagcgtagcagggtgtagcgtggcacggcagagcatagctggacgtagcaggacgcggcagggcacagcagagcgtagcagggtgtagcgtggcacggcagagcatagctggacgtagcaggacgcggcagggcacagcagagcgtagcagggtgtagcgtggcacggcagagcatagctggacgtagcaggacgcggcagggcacagcagagcgtagcagggtgtagcgtggcacggcagagcatagctggacgtagcaggacgcggcagggcacagcagagcgtagcagggtgtagcagggagtgcagcaggaaGCACATAacgtaatctgaaaactgctgccctgattaaaaaaacaatgcaactgatctcagctggtgttctgtctataatggagtagaatggacatttctaagtgaccccaaacttttgaccggtagttgcatgttggtctaaTTTGTAGTCCTAATATagtaaaattatatttggactagtgaaagaaagaactacaacaccacggaataaATTAAAAAGGGCGTTAGAGGCGTTGCATGGATGTAGAGAATGAAGAcctgtttgaaaatatttaagacctagaacacaatactttgtAATTTAAGATTTTTTAAGGCTTAAAATTTAGAAAAAAGGGTAAAATGCCTTTATTACATCCGGCACATTCAAACTAGAATTAGATAGATGAGCACTTCGGCGTCCAGCCATCTTCAGCAACTGAAATAATACTGTTAACTCGTTATTTATAACACTGTACTTTTATAGCTATTTGTT is drawn from Sander vitreus isolate 19-12246 chromosome 16, sanVit1, whole genome shotgun sequence and contains these coding sequences:
- the ved gene encoding ventrally expressed dharma/bozozok antagonist, with the protein product MRGSFSIEWMAQSSQQPENASASGPGPGPAACGTHTESLPGFYHRQKCENVPEQKESRSHGLDAFSLSTRQHQTSLNNPATETGFSSGTEEETSGYESEEGHSLSPSAPADCPSPSDSPPSPPSGRRPRTAFTAEQISSLEKAFKRNAYLGTQDKADLCKKLDLSDKQIRNWFQNRRMKLKRTVQDALAHACQASVASQLMHYPELQAYRPGPYARYHSAAVQDGPVAASYLHPHSLQYSSARPSVASLPLDSFYQYGSLPGVMLPSGTTPLLPGAYPAYPQYY